From a single Hippopotamus amphibius kiboko isolate mHipAmp2 chromosome X, mHipAmp2.hap2, whole genome shotgun sequence genomic region:
- the CLDN2 gene encoding claudin-2, producing the protein MASLGLQLVGYILGLLGLLGTLVAMLLPSWRTSSYVGASIVTAVGFSKGLWMECATHSTGITQCDIYSTMLGLPADIQAAQAMMVTSSAISSLACIVSVVGMRCTVFCQESRAKDRVAVVGGVFFILGGLLGFIPVAWNLHGILRDFYSPLVPDSMKFEIGEALYLGIISSLFSLIAGIILCFSCSPQGNRSNYYDAYQAQPLATRSSPRPGPPPKGKSEFNSYSLTGYV; encoded by the coding sequence ATGGCCTCTCTTGGCCTCCAACTTGTGGGCTACATCCTGGGCCTTCTGGGGCTGTTGGGTACCCTGGTGGCCATGCTGCTCCCCAGCTGGCGAACAAGCTCTTATGTCGGTGCCAGCATCGTGACTGCAGTCGGCTTCTCCAAGGGCCTCTGGATGGAGTGTGCCACCCACAGCACCGGCATCACCCAGTGTGACATCTACAGCACCATGTTAGGCCTGCCTGCTGACATCCAGGCTGCCCAGGCCATGATGGTGACGTCAAGTGCGATCTCTTCCTTGGCCTGCATTGTCTCTGTGGTGGGCATGAGATGCACAGTCTTCTGCCAGGAGTCCCGAGCCAAAGACAGAGTGGCGGTGGTGGGTGGAGTCTTCTTCATCCTTGGAGGCCTCCTGGGCTTCATCCCTGTTGCCTGGAATCTTCATGGGATCTTGCGGGACTTCTACTCCCCACTGGTGCCTGACAGCATGAAATTTGAGATCGGAGAGGCTCTTTACCTGGGCATTATTTCCTCCCTGTTCTCCCTGATAGCTGGAATCATCCTCTGCTTTTCCTGCTCACCCCAGGGAAATCGCTCCAACTACTACGATGCCTACCAGGCCCAGCCCCTCGCCACGAGGAGCTCTCCAAGGCCTGGTCCACCACCCAAAGGCAAGAGTGAGTTTAACTCCTACAGCCTGACAGGGTATGTGTGA